Below is a window of Chloroflexota bacterium DNA.
GGCCGCACGTCCGCCCGACGGTCGCCCTGTGCGATCCGCTCCTGACCACCTCGATGCCCCCGCGCGTGACGGCAGATACCGGTTTCGACGCGCTCTCGCAGGGCATCGAGGGATACTTGACGCGCTCGGTCAACCCGTACGCCGACACGCTGCTGCTGACGGCCATCGAGATGATCGGCCAGAACCTCCCGAAGGCGTTCGCCAACGGGGCGAACATCGAGGCGCGGGCAGGAATGCTCTGCGCCGCGACGATGGTCGGCACGGCCTTCCCCTACGCCGGGCTGATCCACGTCCACACCTACGCCGAGGTGCTGGGCGACCTGACCCACCTGCCGCACGGCCGGCTGATCGGGCTGATGCTGCCGCACGTGCTGGAGTGGGTGGCGCCCGGCTGCCCAGAGAAGCTGACCCGCGTGGCGCAGGCGCTCGGGGAGAACGTGGCCGGACTCTCACCGACCGAGGGGGCCGAGCGGGCGCTGGCCGCCGTCCGACGCCTCCGCGGCCAGTGCGAGATCGAGGAGCCGCTCAGCTCGCACAACATGACCGAGGAGATGGTGCAGACCTGCGCCGAGCGGGTGTTCGCGCAGCACGCGCCGCGCTCGATTGGCGGGCCGCGCGCGTTCCGGACGCTCGAAGAGGTGACGGCGGTGCTACGCGCGGCGTACTAGTGGCCCGAAGCAACCTCGCCCTCCAGCCCGCTGCGCCGCGCAGCGGGCTGGAGGGCGAGGTCTCCCGCGGTGAGCGTCCCCGCCCCTGGCACGATTCTTGTACCGGTCGTTCGCGTCCAATGCCGGACATGCACTCCAGGATCCCGGTGGAGGGGAGACGACGTGCGTGCGACGTGAGCTGCCGGCTGCCACACTGGGGGTAGCGGCCGGCCTGGTGCTGGTGCTGCTCATCTATCTCGGCTCGCGGGGCCTCAAGGACTTCGACTCGGCCCTCGTCGGGTACGCCGTGGGCACGGTCTTCGCCGCCGCGGCCATCACCCACCGCTACACCCGCTGGATCTCCCGTCCGCCCACCTGGCGCTACTTCCGCGCCGGCTGGGTCAATTTTCTGTCCTGGCGCAACTTCTTGCGCTACACCACGCTGATCCCGCGCGCGTGGTGGACGGACATCTTCGCGCAGACGTTCATCCTCAAGCGCAGCACGTCGCGCTGGTTCGCGCACATGGCGATCTTCTGGGGTGTCGTGCTCTCCTGCGCCATCACCTTCCCGCTGACCTTCGGCTGGCTGCGCTTCACCTACATCGATCCCGGCGTCTATCAGCTATGGTTCTTCGGGCTGCCGATGATGACGTTTCCCATCGAGGAGACGTTTGGCTGGGTGCTCTACCACGCCCTCGACTTCACATCGGTGCTGCTGATCGCCGGGCTGGTCGTCGCGATGTGGCGGCGGATCACAGACGCCGGGCTGCTGGTCACCCAGCGGTTCGGGTTCGATCTGCTGCCGCTGGTGCTGCTGTTCGCCATCGCGCTGACGGGGCTGATGCTGACGGCATCCTCGCTGTGGTGGGAGGGCCGCTACTACTGGTTTATCTCGCTCACCCATCAGGTGGTGGTGGTCGCGTGGCTGCTCTCGCTGCCGTTCGGCAAGTTCTTCCACATCGTGCAGCGACCGGCCTCGATTGGCGTCACCCTGTATCAGGTCGTCAACCAGGATGTTGCCCACTACGGCCCGGAGCGCTCGACCGGCGCCTGCGCCCGCTGCGGCGGCGAGCTGCCCTCCGAGCAGTTCGTTGCCGATCTCAAGGCGACGCTCGCCGATCTCGGGCAGCGCTACGAGCTTGGCGACGGGCAGGGCGCGATGCAGGATTACTGCCCGACCTGCAAGCGCGTGCTGCGCGGGCAGGCGTACTACCGGCTGATGGGCAATCGTTTCGTCTAATCTCAGGCCACCTTCGGAACACCGGAAGGGCCCTCACCCCCCGGCCCCGGAAGGGCCCTCACCCCCCGACCCCCTCTCCCTGTGCGCGGGAGAGGGGGAGACGCACGAGGCCGTCGTTGCTCCCCCTCTCCCGCGCACAGGGAGAGGGGGCCGGGGGGTGAGGGCCCTTCCGGAGCCGGGGGGTGAGGGCCCTTCCGGGGCCGGGGTGAGGGTCTGGCAAGTTCACCAGGAAACCAGAGGCACGATGAGCGTCAATCGCGGCACCTTTGTCGAGCGGCGTGACGTCAACGAGGATTTCCAGCAGGTCGGCCGCGCGCCCTCAGAGTGGGCCGGCGCCGACCGCGTTCCCGAGCGGCTGGTCCCCACCCACTGCTCGTTTTGCGGCGTCCAGTGCGCGATGCACCTGCGCGTGGCCGACGGGCAGGTCATCGGCGTCGAGCCGCGTGACTATCCCCACAATCGCGGCTCGCTGTGCCCGAAGGGAATCGTGGCGTACCAGCAGGCGAGTCACCCGGACCGCCTCACCCATCCGCTGATCCGGCGGGGCGGGAAGGGCGGCCGGCTCGAACGGGCCACCTGGGACGAGGCTCTGGACTACATCGTCGGGCGCTGGCAGGCGATCCAGGCCGAGCACGGCCGGGACGCCGTTGCCGTCTACAGCGGCTCCTCGATGACCAACGAGAAGTGCTACCTGACCGGCAAGTTTGCGCGGGTCGGGCTGGGCACCCGCCACATCGACTACAACGGGCGGCTCTGCATGTCCTCGGCGGCCACGGCCTACGCCAGGGCGTTCGGGATCGACCGCTCGCCGCTGCCGATGACCGACATCCCGCTGGCGGACTGCATCTTCGTGGCCGGCTCCAACGTGGCCGAGTGCTTCCCCATCGTGATGCAGTGGATCTGGCAGGCCCGCGACCGTGGCGCCAGCCTGATCGTGGCCGACCCGCGCGAGACGCCCATCGCCCGCACCGCCGATCTCTGGCTGCCGGTCCGCCCGGGCACGGACGTGGCCCTGCTCAACGTGATGTTGCGGCAGGTGATCCGCGACGGGCTGGTGGACGAGGCGTATCTGGCCGCCCGCACGACCGGCTGGGCGGACGTCCGCGCGGCCGTCGAGGAGTACACCCCCGAGCTGGCCGAGCGCATCACCGGCGTCCCGGCCGAGCGGATCGTGGCGGCGGCCCGCCTCTACGGCCGCGCCCCGACCTCGCTGATCATGCATGCGCGCGGCATCGAGCACAGCACCCACGGCATCAACAACTGCCTCGCCTGCATCAACCTGGCCCTGGCACGGGGGCAGGTCGGCAAGCCCGGCGGCGGCACGATGATGATCACCGGCCAGGGCAACGGCCAGGGCGGGCGGGAAGTCGGGCAGAAGGCGAACCAGCTGCCCGGCTACCGGCACATCGACGTGCTGGAGGAGCGACAGTACATCGCGGACGTCTGGGGCATCCCGGAGCCGGAGCTGCCACAGGAGGGCGCCGCCGCTACCGAGATGGTCAAGCTGATGGCCGACGGGACCATCAAGAGCTGCTTGATCCTCTGCTCCAACTTGATGGTCTCGCTGCCGGACAACCAGACGGTGGCGCGGGCGCTCGACGCGCTCGATCCGCTGGTGGTGATCGACTTCTTCCTCTCGGAGACGGCTGAGCGGGCGGACGTGGTGCTGCCCGGCACGGTCTGGTGCGAGGACGAGGGGACGACGACCAATCTCGAAGGGCGCATCGTCAAGATCAACCGGGCCGCCGAGCCGCCCGGCGAGGCCCGCCGTGACTGGCAGATCCTTTCGGAGCTGGCGCGGCGGATGGGTCGCGGGCAGTTCTTCCAGTACGCAGGCACCCGCCAGATCTTCGACGAGCTGCGGCTGGCCTCGAAGGGCGGCGTCTCGGACTACTACGGCGTCACCTGGGAGAAGATCGATGCCCAGGACGGCGTCTTCTGGCCCTGCCCGACCGAGGATCACCCCGGCACGCCGCGCCTCTTCGAGGAGCGGTTCGGGCACCCGGACGGCCGGGCGCGGATGTCCCCGCTCCGCTACGAGCCGCCGGCCGAGGAGCCGAGCGAGGCGTACCCGTTCCGCCTGACGACCGGCCGGGTGGTCTACCACTACCTGAGCGGCACCCAGACGCGGCGGCTCGGCTTCCTCAACGCCCAGGCGCCCGAGCCGTGGGTCGAGATCCACCCGATGATGGCCGAGCGGCTGGGCATCCGGGACCACGAGATCGTGCGGGTGCGGACGCCGCGCGGCGCGATGGACCTGAAGGCCGTCGTCGTCCCGACGATCCGCCCGGACACCCTCTTCATCCCGTTCCACTACGGCCACCTGGGGGCCGCCAACCAGTTGACCAACCCGGCCGTGGACCCCGCCTGCAAGATCCCCGAGTACAAGGCCTGCGCCGCCGCCGTCGAGCGGCTGGACGGCCGGCCGCTCGACCTCGGGGAGGGGGATCGGGCTGCGCGCGTCAACTACACGCCGCAGACCGATCCGAAGATGTTCCCGTACGCCGTCGGCGAGACCAAGACGCCGGCCAGCCAGGAAGCGAAGCGTTTCTAGACGGTTCTGGGAGGAGCGTGCGCTGGTGGCGATCAAGACGCTGTTTGTCGATCCGTCGCGCTGCATCGGCTGCCGGGCCTGCGAAGCCGCCTGCCGGGAGTGCGACTCCCACAAGGGCGAGAGCATGGTCATGGTCGATTTCGTGGACCGTGGCTGGAGCGTTGCGACTCAACCCACGGTCTGCATGCACTGCGTGGACCCGGTCGCGCCGTGCGCCCAGGTCTGCCCGGTCCTGGCGATTCAGATCACGCCGGAGGGCGTGGTGCAGCAGGCCGAGCCGTCGCGGTGCATCGGCTGCCGGAACTGCGTGTTCGCCTGCCCGTTTGGCGTGCCCAAGTTTGATGTGGAAGCGCGGCTGATGAAGAAGTGCAACCTCTGCTACGACCGTACCGCTCAGGACTTGAAGCCGTGGTGCGCCCAGGCCTGCCCGACGCAGGCGCTCTGGTACGGCGACTACGAGGAGTTCGCCAACCAGCGGCAGGGACGGGCGATCAACCTCACGGACTTCGGGACGCAGACGGTCAGGACGAGGGTCTACCAGGTCGTGGCGGCTGAGACGCCGGCCCTGGACCTGGCCGGGCTGCTCCGCGAGGCCCGCGCCGAGGCCGGCCAGCCCGAGCGGTCGCGCCAGGAGGCCTGGGTCTTATGAGCGAGCGTGCGAGCAACATCGCCCGGATGGCGGCCCAGGGGCTGCCGATCCCGGCCACCGTGCGCCCCGGCCGCTGGCGGGCGGCCTTCCCCTACCACTGGGACGCCGACGACCTCGTCTCGCGGCGCGAGATGTTGCGGTTCGCGGTGTTGGCGTCAGGGTCACTGTTTGCCGGCACGGCGCTGCTGGCCGTGCTGGGCTGGATCGACAATCGGCGGCGCGGCTCGCCGAAGCCCATCGTGCGGGCGACAGACGTGCCCGAGGGGGCGGCCCACTACTTCAACTACCCCGAGCCAGACGACCAGGCCGTGCTGCTGCATCTGCCGGGCGACCGCTTCGTGGCGTTCAGCCAGAAGTGTACGCACCTGTCGTGCGCCGTCTACTTTCAGCCCGAGCAGCGGCGGCTCTACTGCCCGTGCCACGAGGGCGTCTTCGACATGGAGACCGGCGAGGCCGTGGCCGGGCCGCCACAGCGGCGGCTGCCGCAGATCGCGCTGCGCCGCGACGGCGACATGCTCGTCGCCCTGGAGGAGATGCCATGACGCCCGAGCGCGGCCCGCTGAATGGCCCGGGGGCGGACGGGGTCCCCACATGGGGAGCGCCCTCGGTCTACCGCTCGCCAGTGGACGGCGCGGAAGGCCACTCGCCACCGCCCGGGCAGATTGCCGTGGTGATGGCGGCGCTGATGCTCGGCCTCCTGCTGATGACCATTCAACTCTGGCTGCTGACGGTGGCGCTGGAGTTGTACCTGGGCGGGCAGGGCCGGCAGGTCTGGCTGCTGGCCGTCGTCTCGGGGCTGATCTTCCTCGGCGGCATCCTCGTGCTGAAGGTGCTGGGGCGGCGGCCACGGCTGGCCCGCTGACCCGGTCTGGAGGGGAACGGTGGCAAGAAGGCGCACCGGAGGCGGCGCTCCCACGAGCGCGCCCAGCCACGCATCGAACACGCAGGGTGCGGGCAGGCGTGGTGCGGGCCAGCCGCGCGCAAGCGGCGGCCGGCCGGTGTCCATGACGCCTGCGCCGGCCGGGCGGACTGCCTGGATCGCCCTGGCGCTGGCGACGCTGTCGATGACCGTCGGGTTTGCCGTGTGGGGGCTGCTCGCGCCGCTCGCGCCGCTGTTTCGGCAGCAGTGGGGACTGACCGCCACCGAGGCCGGCATCCTGGTGGCGGTCCCGGTCGTGCTGGGGTCGGTGGCGCGCATCCCGCTCGGCATCGTGACGGACCGCTACGGCGGCCGGCTCGTCTTTACCGTCTTCCTGTTCTTCCTGACCGTGCCGCTGGTGCTGGCCGGCCTGACCGGCGGCTTCTCGTCGCTGCTGGCGGTGGCGTTCATCCTGGGCGTGGCCGGGGCGGTCTTCGCCATCGGGGTGCCGTTCGTGGTGCGCTGGTTCCCGCCGGCGCGGCAGGGGCTGGCGCTTGGCATCTACGGCATGGGGAACATCGGGACGGCCATCGCCGCGCTGAGCGCGCCGCCCGTGGCGACGGCCTGGGGCTGGCCGTTCGCCTTCTGGGTGTTCGTGCCGGTCGTGCTGGTCATGGGGGTGCTGGTCTTCCTGTTCGGGCGGGACGCGCCCGGACCGCGACCGACGGCCTCGCTGGCGGCGCGGCTCTCGCCGCTCAAGCGCCCGACCGCCTGGGTGCTGAGCCTCTTCTACTTCCTGACCTTCGGTGGGTTCGTCGCCATCTCGGTGTACCTGCCGACCTTCCTGGTGGACGCCTTCGGGCTGGAGCGGGCCGACGCTGCGAGCCGGGCGGCCGGCTTCGTCGTGCTGGCGACGCTCCTGCGGCCGGTCGGCGGGATGCTGGCCGACCGCTGGGGGGGCGCGCCGGTCCTGAACCTGACGTTCCTGATGGTGGCGCTGTTGCCGATTGTGCTGGCGTTCCAGCCAAATATCCCCGTGCTGACCGTGGCGTTCCTGGGGATGGCGGCGGCGCTCGGGCTGGGGAACGGCGCGGTCTTCAAGCTGGTGGCCGAGACGTTTCCCCAGGAGACGGGCGCGGTGACGGGCCTGGTGGGCGCGGCGGGGGGGCTGGGCGGCTTCTTCCCGCCGATCCTGATGGGCCTCGTCCGAGATGCAACGGGGGCCTACTCCATCGGCTTCATGCTGCTCTCAGAGATTGCGCTCGGGTGCCTGGTGGTCAACCTGCTGGTGATGCAGCGGCGCGCGTCGGCGCTGATGCCGAGCCGGTAGCGATCGCGCGGCTGAGCGCCGAGCCAGCGGGAAGGGCCCACACCCTCCGACTGGGTCAGGGGGTGTGGGCAGCCCGGCCTGATGACCCGTCAGCGTACGCCCGCGCCGGCCCCCACGAAGGTGGTGTGCGTGCCACAACTGTCCTCGATCTCCAGGTGCGCCGTCATCGGCCCGGGCTGCTCCCGCGTGACCAGCAGCCGGGCCTCGCGCTGCCCGGGCGGCGGCGTGTAGGCGCTGCCGCCCGTGATGGCCGCCCCGCCGACGACCTGAACCGTCGCGTTGCTCAGCCCGGTGACGCGAACGGCTTTGAGGGCGTTGTCTGGCCGGGCGGAGGTAGCCTCGGTGGTGACCGTCGCGATGAGCTGGCCGGCGCCGTCCTGCGCGGTCCGCACCTCGATCTTCGGGCGGGGAGAGCACGCGGCGGGCTTCGGCGGCTGCGGGCCGGGCGTCGGGACGGTGGGCGTTGGCAGCGGCGAGGGCTGCTCGTCGAGCGTCGGGGTGAACTCGGCGCTCGCCTCCAGGATGGCTGTGCTCGACTGGCGGGACGACCGCTCCGAGGCCGCCTGGGCGCCGATCTGGACCGGCACGCCGATGCCCGTGAACTTGATCTGGAACGCCTCTCGACGCTGCAACCCTACGTCGACGACCTGGGAGAACGTCTCATTCGGCGACAGCATCCCGTCTGACCCGAGCGTCCCGCCTTGTATGGAGAGGATCGCCCCCACCCCGGCCGGCGTGCTGGTCGGCGCGCCATCGCGGTTGGCCAGGATGTGGCCGACGGTCAGCGCGGTGATGCGCGCCTGCAGGTCGGCAAACGTCCGCTGACTCGCGTTCCGGAACGTGAAGAGGATCCGGTAGACGCCGGCCGGCGCGCGCGGATCGGCTGGCAGGTACGTCCCGGTGGCGCCGATCTGCTGCACGACGCCGTCGATGGGGGTCGGCCCCGATTCGAGGTCGAGCCGGAGCAGATCGCCGCCGCTCGCCGCGAAGAGCACGGGCGGCGTGCCGAGGGCGCTCCCGAGCAGGGTGATCCAGTTGCCGCCGGGCGTGTCAACCAGTGGCTCCCAGTCCTGGCCGCCGTTGGTCGTGACGTAGACAGGGTCGCCCATGGTCGTCGTCGAGGCGTACATGATCGAGGGGTACAGCGGGTTGAACACGAGGGCGTTCACCCATTCGTCTCCGAGGCCCGTGCTTCTCCGTGTCCAGTTCGTGCCATTGTTGACGGACCAGTGGATGCCCCGGTAGCCGCCGGTGAACAGCGTGCTCGGCGCGGTCGGGTGCATCACGAGGGAAAAGATGGCCGGCGGCGAGGTCGCGCCTCCGCCGCCGCAGCAGTCGGTGGGCAGTCCGCTGCCGATCATCTGGAACGTGGCGCCGCCATCGGTGCTTCGGTACATGAACGAGCCGTCCTGCCCGACAACGATCTTGTTCGCATCGGTCGGATCGACCAGCAGGCCGACGACCCTCGACGCGCCGATGTAGTTCGTACCGATGGCGGTCCAGCTCGCGCCGGCGTTGGTGCTCTTGTACAGGCCGGGGTTGCCAGAACTGTTGATGCCGGCGTAGACCACGTTCGAGTTGCTCGGGGCAACGGTGATGGCGTAGATGTCCGGGGCGATGAGGCCCGTGTTGCTGGCGTGCCAGGTCGCCCCGCCGTCGGTGCTCTTGAAGATGCCGTCGTTCGCCGTGCCGGCATAGAGGATCGACGAGTTGTTTGGGTCGATCTCGACCGTGAACACCCAGGCAAGCGTCGTGCCCTGCCCGCCGCGCCAGGTGCGCCCGCCATCGGTGGACTTGAAGACGCCGGAGACGGTCGCCGCGTACATCGTGGTCGGCGTCCGAGGGTCGACGGCGAGTCCCTGCGGAGACGTGCCGTTCAGGCCGCTCGAAACCCAGGTGGCAGCAGCGAGCGGCGCCTGGGCCGCGCGCCTGGCGGTCGCCACCTGCCCGGCGGGATCGTCGCCCCTCGCGAGCGCCGCGCCAGACGAGAGGTCGAAGAGCACCGCCAACGTCAGAAAGAGCGCCATCGTCAGCCGTCGTACTGCCATGCTGTGCACCCCCAGCACCGAACCGGCCGGTGGCGCCCGGCTCGGTCAGGCTCCCGCTGAAAAGACGATATCATAGACATCTTGCACCGAGCGCCGCAGGCCAGCAGGGCTGTGCCACGCATCGGGCGCAACGGGCCGGCCGCTTCGGCGAGACCCCAAGTTGCTGTGATTGCTTGTCAGCGCCCTCCCAGTGCGGGCCACGCGAGCGTTGCGAGGCGACGTCCGCGTCGAGTCTACGTCCGCGCCGACAATGCCCGCTTCGAGGTCAGCAGGGTGCTTCGGGCGGCCGGCCGCGTGAGCTGCCGGTACAGGTGGATCGTCTCAGGGGCTGGATCGACCTGGAGATCCTGCCAGATCTGCTCGCGACAGGCCCGGTAGGTCCGTTCCACCTCGGCCAGCCGACCGCCAGCCGCCAGGTAGCGCAGCAGCTTACGGACGGCGTCCTCGCGGTACGGATCGACGGCCAGGATCTCGCGGCAGCGCGCCGCCGCCTGGTCCCACTCCGAGCGGGCGGCGTAGGCGTCGCTCAGCAGCCCGAGCGCCGCGAGCCGCAGCTCTTCGAGCACCTGCCGTTCTGGCTCGGCCCAGGCGTCGTAGCCGGCGTCGCCCAGGAATGGGCCGCCGTAGAGGCGCAGCGCCGCTTCGAGCGCCTGACAGGCGGCGTCGTACTGGCCGGCCGTCATCAGCTCGCGCCCACGCCTGCAGGCCGCCCGGAACTGCTCGACATCGACGTCGATGCTGAGGGCGGGATTGATGAGGTACTGCCCGTCGCGGTAGAGCACCACGTCGTTCGAGCCGTCCGGGCCATAGCCGCGCAGCGCCCGCCGCAGGGCGTGAACGGCCATCTGGAGGCTGTGCGCGCCGGCGCCCGGGGCGGCGTCGGGCCAGAAGGCGTCGATCAGCGCATCGCGGGTGGCGGCGTAGCCCGGGCGGGTCAG
It encodes the following:
- a CDS encoding iron-containing alcohol dehydrogenase; translation: MSWLNDFSFGPMSRVVFGQGKAKEAGSIAKGLGGTAALVMTDGMLHRLGLTETIEASLREAGVRVELFNGVVTEPTLASVEAAEAMYRERTCDIIVAVGGGSSMDSAKAVSLLIGNGGTFQEYTQRRTGADWSPAKVASQKGPDVITVPTTAGTGAEATSGCGVFDPESGIKLWAGGPHVRPTVALCDPLLTTSMPPRVTADTGFDALSQGIEGYLTRSVNPYADTLLLTAIEMIGQNLPKAFANGANIEARAGMLCAATMVGTAFPYAGLIHVHTYAEVLGDLTHLPHGRLIGLMLPHVLEWVAPGCPEKLTRVAQALGENVAGLSPTEGAERALAAVRRLRGQCEIEEPLSSHNMTEEMVQTCAERVFAQHAPRSIGGPRAFRTLEEVTAVLRAAY
- a CDS encoding MFS transporter, whose translation is MRRELPAATLGVAAGLVLVLLIYLGSRGLKDFDSALVGYAVGTVFAAAAITHRYTRWISRPPTWRYFRAGWVNFLSWRNFLRYTTLIPRAWWTDIFAQTFILKRSTSRWFAHMAIFWGVVLSCAITFPLTFGWLRFTYIDPGVYQLWFFGLPMMTFPIEETFGWVLYHALDFTSVLLIAGLVVAMWRRITDAGLLVTQRFGFDLLPLVLLFAIALTGLMLTASSLWWEGRYYWFISLTHQVVVVAWLLSLPFGKFFHIVQRPASIGVTLYQVVNQDVAHYGPERSTGACARCGGELPSEQFVADLKATLADLGQRYELGDGQGAMQDYCPTCKRVLRGQAYYRLMGNRFV
- a CDS encoding molybdopterin oxidoreductase family protein; translation: MSVNRGTFVERRDVNEDFQQVGRAPSEWAGADRVPERLVPTHCSFCGVQCAMHLRVADGQVIGVEPRDYPHNRGSLCPKGIVAYQQASHPDRLTHPLIRRGGKGGRLERATWDEALDYIVGRWQAIQAEHGRDAVAVYSGSSMTNEKCYLTGKFARVGLGTRHIDYNGRLCMSSAATAYARAFGIDRSPLPMTDIPLADCIFVAGSNVAECFPIVMQWIWQARDRGASLIVADPRETPIARTADLWLPVRPGTDVALLNVMLRQVIRDGLVDEAYLAARTTGWADVRAAVEEYTPELAERITGVPAERIVAAARLYGRAPTSLIMHARGIEHSTHGINNCLACINLALARGQVGKPGGGTMMITGQGNGQGGREVGQKANQLPGYRHIDVLEERQYIADVWGIPEPELPQEGAAATEMVKLMADGTIKSCLILCSNLMVSLPDNQTVARALDALDPLVVIDFFLSETAERADVVLPGTVWCEDEGTTTNLEGRIVKINRAAEPPGEARRDWQILSELARRMGRGQFFQYAGTRQIFDELRLASKGGVSDYYGVTWEKIDAQDGVFWPCPTEDHPGTPRLFEERFGHPDGRARMSPLRYEPPAEEPSEAYPFRLTTGRVVYHYLSGTQTRRLGFLNAQAPEPWVEIHPMMAERLGIRDHEIVRVRTPRGAMDLKAVVVPTIRPDTLFIPFHYGHLGAANQLTNPAVDPACKIPEYKACAAAVERLDGRPLDLGEGDRAARVNYTPQTDPKMFPYAVGETKTPASQEAKRF
- a CDS encoding 4Fe-4S binding protein; amino-acid sequence: MAIKTLFVDPSRCIGCRACEAACRECDSHKGESMVMVDFVDRGWSVATQPTVCMHCVDPVAPCAQVCPVLAIQITPEGVVQQAEPSRCIGCRNCVFACPFGVPKFDVEARLMKKCNLCYDRTAQDLKPWCAQACPTQALWYGDYEEFANQRQGRAINLTDFGTQTVRTRVYQVVAAETPALDLAGLLREARAEAGQPERSRQEAWVL
- a CDS encoding Rieske (2Fe-2S) protein, which codes for MSERASNIARMAAQGLPIPATVRPGRWRAAFPYHWDADDLVSRREMLRFAVLASGSLFAGTALLAVLGWIDNRRRGSPKPIVRATDVPEGAAHYFNYPEPDDQAVLLHLPGDRFVAFSQKCTHLSCAVYFQPEQRRLYCPCHEGVFDMETGEAVAGPPQRRLPQIALRRDGDMLVALEEMP
- a CDS encoding NarK/NasA family nitrate transporter — translated: MTPAPAGRTAWIALALATLSMTVGFAVWGLLAPLAPLFRQQWGLTATEAGILVAVPVVLGSVARIPLGIVTDRYGGRLVFTVFLFFLTVPLVLAGLTGGFSSLLAVAFILGVAGAVFAIGVPFVVRWFPPARQGLALGIYGMGNIGTAIAALSAPPVATAWGWPFAFWVFVPVVLVMGVLVFLFGRDAPGPRPTASLAARLSPLKRPTAWVLSLFYFLTFGGFVAISVYLPTFLVDAFGLERADAASRAAGFVVLATLLRPVGGMLADRWGGAPVLNLTFLMVALLPIVLAFQPNIPVLTVAFLGMAAALGLGNGAVFKLVAETFPQETGAVTGLVGAAGGLGGFFPPILMGLVRDATGAYSIGFMLLSEIALGCLVVNLLVMQRRASALMPSR
- a CDS encoding winged helix-turn-helix domain-containing protein; its protein translation is MIAFDTPHMGARVEEAWERLLELENQVQELRRLLAEQGVSAPREDAARAGDAPLTVARRASSRPATPGAQPAAQQATRWRVTSLGMFRITCSDREPPSCSSRRGWGVLQYLLTRPGYAATRDALIDAFWPDAAPGAGAHSLQMAVHALRRALRGYGPDGSNDVVLYRDGQYLINPALSIDVDVEQFRAACRRGRELMTAGQYDAACQALEAALRLYGGPFLGDAGYDAWAEPERQVLEELRLAALGLLSDAYAARSEWDQAAARCREILAVDPYREDAVRKLLRYLAAGGRLAEVERTYRACREQIWQDLQVDPAPETIHLYRQLTRPAARSTLLTSKRALSART